GCCGCGCTGTCGCGCAGCCTCTCCCCCACGCTGGCGGATGGGCGCGCGGTGCTCACCGCCTTGGCGGCGCCGCTGCTGGCACTGGGCGCGATGCGGGACCGGCGCTGGCGCCGCAACCCGCCGGTGTCACGCGATGTCGTCTTCCACGGCGCGACGCTGCTGGTCGCCGGCAGCTTCCTGCTGGCCGTCGGTGCGGTGGGCGAGGCACTGCGCCACCTGGACGCCGATTGGGCGCAGGCGATGGAGCTGGGGATCTGGGCCGCCACCGCCATGGCGCTGGCCGTCGGCAGCACCGCGCGGTCCGTGCGCTCCCGTCTGCGCCGCTATGTGGTCGATCACTTCTTCCCTGCCCGCTACGACTATCGGCAGGAATGGCTGCGCTGCGTGAACACCCTCTCGGCGCCCGGTATGGCCGCCCCCCTGCGCGCCATCCGTGCCATCGCCGACCCCGCCGACAGCCCCGCCGGCATGCTGTTGCTGCGTGAGCCGGGCGAGCCCGGCCTGAACTGGGCCGGTTCCTGGAATCTTCCCGCCGAGACCTGCGGCCTCGCCGAGGACCATCCGCTGATTGCACAGATGCGCGAGGGCAACTGGATCGTTCCGCTGACGCCGGAGGATGTGCCGGAGCTGCGGGCGTTCTGCGGCCCGCTCTGGCTGGCGGTGCCGCTGGCGCATCACCGCGAAGGCCTGATGGGCGTCGTGCTGCTGGCCCCGCCCCGCGCGGCCCTGCCACTGGACGGCGAGGTCTTCGACCTGTTGCGTAGCCTGGGGCGGGAGGTTGCCATGTTCCTGGCCGAGCGGCGCAATGCCGAGCGGCTGAGCGAACAGCAGCACCTGCAGGACCATGCACAGCGCTTCGCCTTCATGGCCCATGACGTGAAGAACGTGGCCAGCCAGCTCACCCTGCTTCTGGCCAATGCCGATGAAAACATCCAGGATCCGGAGTTCCAGCGCGACATGCTTCTTACTGTTCGTGCCTCTGCGGCACGGATCAATACTCTCATCGCCCGTCTGCGGCAGCCGGAGGTCTCGGCCTCCGGCACCGTGGAGGGGGTCGAGCCGCTGACCCGTCTGCGTGTCCTGGCGGCGCAACAGGCGCATCCCCTTCAAATCGAGGATGATGGCCGGCAGCCGCAGCGTGTGGCCATCCCGCCGGAATCCTTCGATGCGGCGGTGACGCATCTGCTGAACAATGCCGCCGAAGCTTCCGCCCCTACCGAGCCCGTGCGCGTGCGCGTCTGGAATGGGGAGAGGCGGGTGGCGGTGGAAATCATCGACCGCGGCAGCGGCATGACGCCGGAATTCATTCGCGACGGGCTGTTCCGCCCGCTGGCGACCATGAAGCCCGGCGGCAGCGGCATCGGCGCCTGGCAGGCGCGGGAGTTGCTGCGGCGGGCCGGCGGAGATCTGTCGGTGTCGAGTTGTCCGGGCCTCGGCACCACCATGCGCCTGACACTGCCCGTTCTGGATAACTCTGCCGCGACTGGCAAAACTGAAATGGAGGCGGCACTACCATGAGTCGTCCGAAGCTGTTGATTATCGAGGACGACACGGCCCTGAGCGCCCAGTATCGCTGGGCCTTCCCGAACTGCCGTGTATTGTTGGCCGGCGACCGCCGCCAGGCCGAAGTGACTGCGCGTGCCGAGCAGCCGACCGCTGCGCTGCTGGATCTCGGCCTTCCGCCGGATGCTGAAGGTGTCAGTGAAGGATTCGCTACGCTGGCCATGCTCAGCCGGCTGTGCCCGGGCATGCCCATCATCGTCGCCAGTGGCCAGGGGCAGCGGGAGCATACGCTGCGCGCCATCGCGCTCGGCGCCTATGATTTCTGCGAGAAGCCGGTGGATCTGGCCGTGCTGCGGACCATCGTCGACCGCGCCCTGCGCCTGAGGGCCCTGGAGGAGGAAAATCTTCGCCTCGCCTCCATGCCTCGCCCCAGCCCGATCCGTGACATCGTCACGGCCGATGAGGGGATGCTGCGGATCTGCCACACCATCGAGCGGCTGAGCCAGGTCTCCGTGCCTGTCCTGCTGCTTGGCGAGAGCGGCACGGGCAAGGAGGCGCTGGCGCGCGCGCTGCACGACATGGGCCCGCGCGCGCGCAAGCCCTTCGTCGCCATCAACTGCGCCGCCATCCCCGAGCCGCTGCTGGAGAGCGAACTCTTCGGGCATGAGCGCGGCGCCTTCACCGGGGCGGTGAAGTCGGTGGCCGGGCGCATCGAAGCCGCCAATGGCGGCACGCTCTTCCTGGACGAGGTGGGCGACCTGCCCCCTGCCCTGCAGGCCAAGCTGCTGCGCTTCCTGCAGGACCAGGTGATCGAGCGTGTCGGCGGCCGCACGCCCATCCGCGTCGATGTGCGCGTCGTCTCCGCCACCAACCAGCCGCTGGAGGAGCAGGCGGAGAATGGCCGCTTCCGCGCCGACCTGCTCTACCGGCTGAATTCGCTGACCATCCGCATCCCGCCGCTGCGCGAGCGTGGCGAGGATTCGCTCCTGCTCGCCCGCTGGTTCCTGGCGCGTTACACGCGGGAATTCGGCCGGCGCCTGCGCGGGCTGGATGCCTCGGCCGCGGAGGCCGTCGCCGCCCATCGCTGGCCGGGCAATGTGCGGGAGTTGGGCAACCGCGTCCGCCGCGCGGCGCTGATGGCGGAAGGCCAGACCGTCACCGCGGCAGACCTGGAGCTCTCGCCCCCGGCCACGCAGTCCGATACCGACCTGGACCTCCGCGCGGCACGGTTGCGGGCGGAGCGCGCGACGATCGAGCGCGCGCTGGCCCGCAGCAATGGCAGCCTCGCCGCGGCGGCGCGGCTACTGGGTGTCAGCCGCCCGACAATCTATGGCCTGCTGGAGACGCATCGGCTTTCCCCCAGCCATGCGACCTCTGAACCCGATAACTCGAACGCCGGTTCCGACGGCGAAAGCCCTTAGCAGGATCACCGCCATGCGCCGATCGTCCCCCCGTCCTGTTACTTCGCGCCGCTTCGGCGCCCTGCCGTTCATGCTGCCCGTCCTTCTGTCCCTCTCCCTCGGTGCGCTGACCCCCATGCCTGTGCTGGCGGCCGGCGCCCAGGATCGGGCGGAGGCCGCGCAGGCAAAGGGCGACCTGCGGGCGGCGCATCTGGAATGGCGCAACGCGGCGCGTGACGAGCCGAACTCGGCCGCCACGCGCGCCGGGCTGGCCGCCGTCAGCCTGGAGCTGGGCGATGCCGAGATGGCGGAGCGGGAGGCCCGCGCCGCCCTGGCCAATGGATATGACCAGGTGGCCGGCACAGAGCTGCTGATGCGCGCCTACCTGATCTCCGGCCGTTTCGAGCAGCTGCTGCGTGACTTCCCGCAGCAGGAGACCCCCCCGGCGCTCGGTGCCCTGATCGCCGCCACGCGCGCCCGGGCCCAGTTGGCGCTGCGCCAGACCAGTGAGGCGGAAGCATCCCTGGAACTGGCGCGCCGCCTGGCGCCGGACATGCCCCAGGTCGGCACTGCAACGGCCGACATGGCTCTGGTGCGCGGTGACCGCGCAGCGGCGGAGGCTGCCGTGGATGCCGTGCTGGCGCGGAACCCGAACGACCCGGAGGCGCTGCTCCGCAAGGGCCGCCTGCAGTTCGAGCGGCGCGACGCCCAGGCGGCGGTGGCCACCTTCAGCAAGCTGCTCGAACAGCAGCCCGGCAACGTCATGGCGCTGCTGCGGCGGGCCGAGGCGTTGATGCAGATGCGCGAGGACGCGCGCGCCCGCGCTGATGTCGACGCCGCCCTGGCCGTGCTGCCGGGCAGCATGCCGGCCGTTTATCTGCGCGCCATGCTGCTGGTCCGCGCGGAGAACTGGGCCGCCGCGGATGCCGAGTTGCAGCGCCTGGGCCCGGCCCTGGCCAATTTCCCCGAGGGGTATCTGTTGCAGGCGGCCGCCAAGCGCGGCGTGGGCCAGAAGTCGCAGGCCGAGGATGCCGCCGGCCGCTATGTCGCCCGGCAGCCCGGCGATCCGCGCGGCGCCAAGATGCTGGCGGCGCTGATGCTGGAGGACAACCGCCCGCAGGAAGCGGCGGATGTGCTCTCCCGCCTCGCGGAGCGGGGCACCGCCGATGCCGCGTCACTGGACCTGCTGGGCCGGGTGCAGGCCCAGCTGAAGCGCCCGCGCGACGCTCTGGCGGCAATGCAGAAGGCCGCCGCCCTGGCACCCGATGACGCCGGGATCCAGAGCCGCCTTGCCGCGGCACGGCTGGCGGTCGGCGATACCGCCGGCACGGCCGATGCGGCCTCCCGAGCGCTGGAGCTGGGGGCCGATAATGCGGCCACGCGGCAGATGCTGGCCTATTCCTCCATCTTCCAGGGTGATCTCAGCGGCGCCGAGGCGCAGCTGGACAAGCTGCCGGCCGAGGCGCGGCAGAGCGAGGCCGGCCGCGTGCTGGAAGGGACGCTGGACACGATCCGCATGGACCTGCCCGCGGCGCGCGCTGCCTTCGAGGCCGCGCTGAAGCAGCAGCCGAATTCCACCCCCGCGCGCATGGGCCTCGCCCGCGTCGCGCGCCTGGAGAACAAGCCCGACGAGGCCATACGGCTGCTGGGTGAGATCCTGCGGCAGGATCCCGCCAATGCCGAGGCTCTGGCGCAGTTGTCCGCCGCGGCGCTGCAGGGTGCCCCGCGCGCCGCCGAGGCCCGCGCCACCCTGGAAGCCGTGCAGGCCGCCGCCCCGGGTGAGCAGCGCCTGGCTCTCGCCCTGAGCAGCCTGCTGCTGCGCTCCGGTGAACCGGCCAAGGCGGTGGCGGTGCTGGAGGCCGAGCCGCTGCGCGCCTCGAACAGCCTGCAGCTCCTCCTGGCCCGCTCCGAGGCGCATGCCGCCGCCGGCCAGTGGAAGGAAGCCGAGGAGGCGAGCCGCCAGGCCCTGGCCGCCGCGCCGGATTCCTCCGCCGCCCGCCGCCAGCTGGCCGGCCTGCTGATACGCGCCGGCGACCAGCGGGCCGCTGAATCGCTGATCCAGCAGGGGCTGCGGGAGAAGCCCGGCGATGCCGCCCTGCAGCAGACTCTGCTCGGCATGATGATGCAGTCCCAGGGCCTGGAAGCCGCCATGGCGGAAGCCGAGCGGATGGCGAAGCAGCCGAGCGCCCAGCCCGCCTCCCTGAGCCTGCCGGGGGACCTTCTGGTCGCCTCCAAGCGGATGGAGGACGCGGCGAAGGCCTATGCCGCCGCGGCGAAGACGGCGCCTTCCGCCCAGCTGGCGCTGCGTGAGGCTTCCAGCTGGCGGGCCGCGAACAAGCCGGCTGAGGCGGCCAATGTGCTGCGCGCCTGGCTCAAGCAGCAGCCGGAGGATGTC
This genomic window from Roseomonas marmotae contains:
- the prsK gene encoding XrtA/PEP-CTERM system histidine kinase PrsK; the protein is MTAAASSVLYAGCAAACLAWGLLVLGSGRGRHALLPAITCLGAAAWAAAVALAPATPFAGLAGALEILRAALWFAMLLSAGRFIGGLRARPLLRRFALAGAVTALLAWATLVPEVAEALTWPALGSPVVLTRLALVLLVVLLAENLYRNADDSTRWHVVLPCIALGGLAAFDVLLYAQAALSRSLSPTLADGRAVLTALAAPLLALGAMRDRRWRRNPPVSRDVVFHGATLLVAGSFLLAVGAVGEALRHLDADWAQAMELGIWAATAMALAVGSTARSVRSRLRRYVVDHFFPARYDYRQEWLRCVNTLSAPGMAAPLRAIRAIADPADSPAGMLLLREPGEPGLNWAGSWNLPAETCGLAEDHPLIAQMREGNWIVPLTPEDVPELRAFCGPLWLAVPLAHHREGLMGVVLLAPPRAALPLDGEVFDLLRSLGREVAMFLAERRNAERLSEQQHLQDHAQRFAFMAHDVKNVASQLTLLLANADENIQDPEFQRDMLLTVRASAARINTLIARLRQPEVSASGTVEGVEPLTRLRVLAAQQAHPLQIEDDGRQPQRVAIPPESFDAAVTHLLNNAAEASAPTEPVRVRVWNGERRVAVEIIDRGSGMTPEFIRDGLFRPLATMKPGGSGIGAWQARELLRRAGGDLSVSSCPGLGTTMRLTLPVLDNSAATGKTEMEAALP
- the prsR gene encoding PEP-CTERM-box response regulator transcription factor — translated: MSRPKLLIIEDDTALSAQYRWAFPNCRVLLAGDRRQAEVTARAEQPTAALLDLGLPPDAEGVSEGFATLAMLSRLCPGMPIIVASGQGQREHTLRAIALGAYDFCEKPVDLAVLRTIVDRALRLRALEEENLRLASMPRPSPIRDIVTADEGMLRICHTIERLSQVSVPVLLLGESGTGKEALARALHDMGPRARKPFVAINCAAIPEPLLESELFGHERGAFTGAVKSVAGRIEAANGGTLFLDEVGDLPPALQAKLLRFLQDQVIERVGGRTPIRVDVRVVSATNQPLEEQAENGRFRADLLYRLNSLTIRIPPLRERGEDSLLLARWFLARYTREFGRRLRGLDASAAEAVAAHRWPGNVRELGNRVRRAALMAEGQTVTAADLELSPPATQSDTDLDLRAARLRAERATIERALARSNGSLAAAARLLGVSRPTIYGLLETHRLSPSHATSEPDNSNAGSDGESP
- the prsT gene encoding XrtA/PEP-CTERM system TPR-repeat protein PrsT yields the protein MRRSSPRPVTSRRFGALPFMLPVLLSLSLGALTPMPVLAAGAQDRAEAAQAKGDLRAAHLEWRNAARDEPNSAATRAGLAAVSLELGDAEMAEREARAALANGYDQVAGTELLMRAYLISGRFEQLLRDFPQQETPPALGALIAATRARAQLALRQTSEAEASLELARRLAPDMPQVGTATADMALVRGDRAAAEAAVDAVLARNPNDPEALLRKGRLQFERRDAQAAVATFSKLLEQQPGNVMALLRRAEALMQMREDARARADVDAALAVLPGSMPAVYLRAMLLVRAENWAAADAELQRLGPALANFPEGYLLQAAAKRGVGQKSQAEDAAGRYVARQPGDPRGAKMLAALMLEDNRPQEAADVLSRLAERGTADAASLDLLGRVQAQLKRPRDALAAMQKAAALAPDDAGIQSRLAAARLAVGDTAGTADAASRALELGADNAATRQMLAYSSIFQGDLSGAEAQLDKLPAEARQSEAGRVLEGTLDTIRMDLPAARAAFEAALKQQPNSTPARMGLARVARLENKPDEAIRLLGEILRQDPANAEALAQLSAAALQGAPRAAEARATLEAVQAAAPGEQRLALALSSLLLRSGEPAKAVAVLEAEPLRASNSLQLLLARSEAHAAAGQWKEAEEASRQALAAAPDSSAARRQLAGLLIRAGDQRAAESLIQQGLREKPGDAALQQTLLGMMMQSQGLEAAMAEAERMAKQPSAQPASLSLPGDLLVASKRMEDAAKAYAAAAKTAPSAQLALREASSWRAANKPAEAANVLRAWLKQQPEDVEALLMLSQLDIEAGRLDDAERGLLKAAEKRPQDGVILNNLAWVMGRNTTPAGAAKAQEVAERAYFVAPNAETADTLGWILARNGNAARAVPLLRMSFNTPGRAKDPSAAYRLAYALNATGAKQEALDVLSPALAGNATFPERAEATRLLAELRAAR